The following coding sequences lie in one Delphinus delphis chromosome 9, mDelDel1.2, whole genome shotgun sequence genomic window:
- the CRYGN gene encoding gamma-crystallin N, translated as MAQRSGKITLYEGKHFTGRKLEVFGDCDNFQDRGFMNRVNSVRVESGAWVCFDHPDFRGQQFVLEHGDYPDFYLWNRHNDHMGSCRPVGMHGEHFRLEIFEGCNFTGQCLEFKDDCPFLQSKGWTKNWVNAIKVYGDGAWVLYEEPNYRGRMYLVERGDFRSFSDWEAQSARVQSLRRVANFF; from the exons ATGGCGCAGCGCTCGGGGAAG ATTACTCTCTACGAGGGCAAGCACTTCACGGGGCGGAAGCTGGAGGTCTTCGGGGACTGTGACAACTTCCAAGACCGAGGCTTTATGAACCGGGTGAACTCTGTCCGTGTGGAGAGTGGGGCCTGGGTCTGCTTTGATCACCCCGACTTCCGGGGCCAGCAGTTCGTCCTGGAGCACGGCGACTACCCCGACTTCTACCTCTGGAACAGACACAACGACCACATGGGCTCCTGTCGGCCTGTTGGAATG CATGGGGAGCATTTCCGCCTAGAAATCTTCGAGGGCTGCAACTTCACGGGCCAGTGCCTGGAGTTCAAGGACGACTGTCCCTTCCTTCAGAGTAAGGGCTGGACCAAGAACTGGGTCAACGCCATCAAGGTGTACGGGGACGGCGC GTGGGTCCTGTACGAGGAGCCCAACTACCGCGGCCGCATGTACCTGGTGGAGCGGGGCGACTTCCGCAGCTTCTCCGACTGGGAGGCCCAGAGCGCGCGCGTCCAGTCCCTCCGCCGGGTGGCCAACTTCTTCTAA